Below is a window of Paramisgurnus dabryanus chromosome 20, PD_genome_1.1, whole genome shotgun sequence DNA.
TTatatagcatatatatatataaaaaacattgtCAAATTGATTTTGTCTAACAGATAAGCTAAATTTGTAAACTGCAATATGTAAAAACTAAGGTAAATAAGAGAGATGTTTATTGGAAGGATTGTGTGGGTTTAATAGGGGGAAGCTATACACTGAAATCTAGGTCATTTCAAGCTGATTGCCAAATAAAGAGATATATTGATACCCATATGTTTCCGCTCTCCTTCCTTTTCTGTTTATCAGACTGTATGTAGGATATAAAGCAGTTACACTTTAGATTTTTATCAGACTATTTATTGTCACCTGTCGATGTAGCTATGTActtaaaggtgctgtagaatgtaaatctgtatttacctaggcatagatgaataataagagttctgtacatggtaatgacatatcgtgagcctcaaacatgattgtttcctccttatgtaaaccttgtgtatgaaaaagattgctggaaacagccaatctcaacataacaccaactgtttaaatgtacgacctaacattaaattaagtacaatgttgttacaatttCCAATTTTCAgaataattgattattcctcaaattctgTACACATAaggggctctatcttacacctcgcgcaatgcagcgcaatgcgtgacgcaagtgtcttttgctagtttccaccctgggCAATTATTATTTTCACGTTTaccgccacgttgtttaaatagcaaatgcatttgtgcccccttttgcgcccatgggcattctggtctgaaaacgaggtatgttcaggcgcattgttggcaactaaaatagactacgccattgaccaacaaaaacctggtcttaagtctaaagtcaatggcgcaatatgtttaataagtgcctgctgcagatgcgtctaaagggtttatgataaaagagacgcttgcgtttgccagatactcacataatctcatgggTAATCAGAGTTtggtgttaagggagtgtcttgtgtgtattttgtgaacgtgagcgtctcttttatcataaaccctttagacgcgtctgcagcaggcacttattttgacaaaacacgtgatgcacatggttcacatgacgcaacaaacacatattttgaatttgcgcccctcggaagagcagtcacgagccgccactggtcaCATGACAATGAAAACATGGTGGATGCCCACATGTTCTGAATTCAAACTGCATACACACATATTATAAAGTAAAatctgttaaaaccataaagCAGCGTCACAGTGTGTGATTTCAGATGCAGCCCACTACAAACGTCACCTCCCTCAAATTGTGCACTTTATGAGGGTATAAGGAGCTGTATCGGACAAAGCCAAAAAGTGCTATTCAAGTTTCTGGATGATGCACTAATTCAACTGGGAAATGAAGTGTGGAATGCTGGATGTAGTTTTGCTTATGTAGCAGAAGTGAGGAGGCCCTATCAGGAGGGATCAAAGTTCACCTGTAGAGACGATTATGCTCAACTCTGATGGTGATGAGGTCATGTTGGGCAAAACAGATAACACCGATATCAATGTACAAATTGATTTTGGTCATTGTATTGTGCGTTTGACGTCATGAACCCTGATTCGCTTTTACAGATGGTTAGTTAAAAAGGTTACGTTTCCTAGTTAAGAGGATGCCATCCTTTAAAAATTCATACAGTAGATGGTAGAGAGGATACTTTTAGTGCATAGTGTGTTGTATGTGATTTTGGACACAGACAGAACTCAtaagagaattttcatttttgggtgaactattcctttaaatatttaCTATGCAAGAAGTTAATGAAAAGTAGACGTTAGCTGCCCACTAGTGGTCATGTTGAGTATAACGTTATAAACTTATACAGTAGATTGCTCCCCGTATTTCTCCACACCGCTCTGCTATTGGCTCCAGTAATACACTCCCACTATAAAACACCTTCTGACCACCATTATTATACCATCAACATTACTCAGTCACTTGTGGTCCAGATTCAGTTTTCATCTCAGGCTTGCTGCTGATGAAGAGGTGGGTTGAGTTTGCAGTGATCAGCAGCAGATATCTCCTCCTCTCTGTGTCaggaaaacacacacatttacccACGCGGAGGCACGTGTGTGAAAGCAGCGCGCGGCACCGCGGTTCTCTCATGGCTGAAGAGGCAAAAAAACGAGCAGCCTTTGCTGCGGTCGACAACCATATACAGGTGAGAATGTGTCCTTGtcattcatttatatataatcaGGGTTCAatgtacacttttttttacGCAGTATGATATTGATGACATGATATGGCTAAACTAACGTTACTCTCGCGACATGGCGTTCTAATGTTTTAGTTCAGTTTACATTGCCTAACGTTAACTGGTTTTTACCTGCTAAGACGATATAGGTTTAAGGATGCTAGCTAGGCATCTCCGATTCGGTCAAATAAGTGAGAAAGTCCGCTAACGTTAGCATAAGTGTTGGTCGTGGCACTGCTGTGCTGTGAGGAGAAAGAGTTGAACTCCAGATTGCCTAAACCTGTGGTAAGCTATGTGATATAAGGATGGTAAAGCTGATGAAATTAAACGTTGAGTGATTAGCACATTTATGAATAAATAGGCAGACACTTTTGCCTTGCTAAAGCTAGCTagcattgtttttattgtgcatCAACAGCCAATTACAATAAGGCAAAAATATAATGTAAAGTAAGATAACAGTCTCAACGAACAAACACAGTTTTAAGGAGTAAataaaagaaagataaaaataaatacataagataataataataataataataataacaactaaGACATCAGCATCTtctaaaagtttaaagtccTTCAACAGGTTAAATATAACTTccacttttcttttttttcaattttactCTACTTAAAGATTTACAGTAACGTTAAGTccaaaattctttaaaaaaaagaaaacactggatttattttcatatatttacaaatgataatTGTCCCATTATAAACAAATTATTCAATAGAAATTGAATTTGTTTATCTCCCATCCCATTAGTGtaccaaaaaatataatttttagaGACAATTGTAACTTTAAGTCACCAGACTAAAAACATTACTATAAGAACagtttaaaaaagaaatgtactgattatcattaaagggatagtttggccaaaaataaaaattgcccCATAATTTACATGAGTTATATTTGTGTATCCTTTTTCACATATTCATACACATTGagatatttttttgaaaatggggTCTGCTCCTATAAGTCCAAAGAATGTGTCTATCCTTCgcaaaagtaatccacatggcatCACAGGGATAAAAAAAAGGGATAAATATTgatgcgattttgtaagaaaaatatgcatatttaaaactttacaaacgaaaatacagggctcaacataaaggacagcccggtggcccggggcaagcgtgagagacgttcgggacagtaaaaagtattgtcacttggcCGATCGGGCCAATGTTTCACCCTCCGTcactaaaatatttttcttcaatatatattatttatcttggaagcagacatttattTGGGTAAAACAAGACGAAAGAAacaattagtgatgcaccgatgtatcggccaccgatatttatcggccgatttttgatgaatttgaaaccatcggcatatcggcaatagcacgagaaaggccgaaacagattgtttattaattaactcaactgcataaagaaatccattatataaaaaaaaaattgttaatgttgttaataaaataaaaactgaatagcaaaaaccacctttgaaggttttcatgctgtcttattatatttgttttagcttaatttgtacctctcttattatgttggtcagttgaatgttaattagatcaaatccatgttcagtaaaaataatttgattcagaaataaactagctaataaaCCAactgtatacaagtgtttaatatcggtatgggcatcggtatcggccagaagttgtctgtttaaatcggtatcggccccaaaaaatactatcggtgcatccctagaaacaatgcaatattttagtttataccacgggtctgttgaatgctgtttCTGATTGGATGataaatgttccgtgggtatgcattaatttctgataaccttCACACCTTTGCGTCGTGctgcattgcaccttgggtgtgcattattttcaaataattcaaaggaccgaaGTCAATTATTCTTTACATATTTACCACCCCCCTAAGTTGGCAAATAATAAAGGCAAGGGAAATATTTTGTAATGTAATCTTTGATGCAAAATAAGACCGTGGGATATAAAAGTGCCTATATTTGTGTAAGACAcactcaaacacacacattcatgctGATGATAATTGATTGTAACACACAAGAGGTGAGCTGAATTTTAACTTGAACCATCAGTACAGGGTGGAAGTTtgaactttgtatatttctcaAATCTGGCTTGTGTTTGCTACTGTAtctgttctctttctttcttctcaTACACAGAACAACCAGGTTGTTGGGGTGGGCAGTGGCTCAACTATTGTCTATGCTGTGGACAGACTGGGTAAGATATGCAGTATAAATAATGATATTCCACTCATGCACAGCCCCATTATAGCTGTTGCCCATGACATTTACTAAAGAAAGACATTTTTCATCCAGCTGAGAGGGTAAGACAGGAAAAGCTGAACATTGTGTGTGTTCCCACTTCATTCCAGGTCAGTGTAAACCACCTGTGTAATAGTTAAACATCTAATACTGCATTTCAAAACTTAACTAACTCTCTTATTTTAATTGTGTTGATTTAGGCTCGGCAGTTAATTCTGAAGCATGGTCTTACCCTATCAGATTTAGACAGACATCCTGAGGTGAGTCAAGCCAGAGAGGTAGAGATGGACCACTTTTAAAAAGCAATGGGAGAAATCACAATTTGAAGAGCCAATGTTGAATGCAAAATAGCTGGACGACCTTAAAAAAATGTTCGCATGATTTGAGTTAAAGAAGCTAAATGTATGATGCGATGCTTTACCAAAATGTTTTGCAGTAGTAAAGGTGTATTGAAAGTGGGGtatgtttttctgtttttcagTTGGATGTAGCGATTGATGGAGCTGATGAGGTTGATGATGCTTTGACTCTAATAAAGGGAGGAGGGTGAGTTTAGATAAAACCTCTTTTTTAATCCCTTAACATTTAGGGATAAAATTTAAGGTTGGGCAAATTAAAATCTTGACATACAGTAGTATGCTGTACACATCTGTTTACAATATAACCCTAAATTATATTTTGTTAATCGGCTGAAATCAGCAAAACTGTTAAATCAGGGGTTCCTAAACATTTCACTGTGTGATCCTCTTAAATGGGAAAAGTCTGTCCTCGGAGTAGTAATATCAAATTTACCTTATGGtattatcatattttttttttaaaggacaagttcggtattttacacttaaagccctgttttcagattgtttatgatgaaatagaacggttttgaccaaaatttcgacatatgcggctgccccgagaattttcgagtgtttgttgtttcacctcccacctctagaatgggtgtataggtgcactggaacaatccttcctaaaatgcattaaactttcgtttacaaagacgtgaaactcagcgagtggtcaggggtgttcactgatatgctcacacaaaaatcgctgcaaaagatgctttccaacaggtggtttagcattcgttgtaaacttgtggacctattttcccaaacgcctcacacccgtacattcttccgcttagagcttgaataataaacactccagcccagttggtggcgctaatccgcctttgccaattgcaagaatagaaacaaagttcccggcgcggagtaataccgtacctcacagcacaactaatataagtcaatggagttggacaaaactacgataaaacctgttggaatgcgtcttatgcagcgatttttgtgtgagcacatcagtgaacacccctgaccactcggtgagtttcacgtctttgtaaatgaaagtttaatgcattttaggaaggattgttccagtgcacctataaagccattatagaggtgggaggtgatacaagaaacacccgAAAAATCTCGgcccagcatcatatgtccaaatttcaatcaaaaccgttctatttcatcataaacaatctgaaaacagggctttaagtgtaaaataccgaacttgtcctttaatgtttgatcactttaaaaatgtaagtcATATTTTCTTTGCTCCTGCAAAATAGGGGATGTTTGGCCCAGGAGAAGATTGTGGCTGGTTGTGCCAAGCATTTCTTTGTCATTGCAGACTATAGGTATGTATGTAGTGGTTAAATCACATTGTAGTGCTCTCCCCTGAATctgtaatgttaagtcattaaGGCAGACTGTGATTGTTTTAATTATGTAAGCAAGTATATCATTAGATGTTAACCTCTAGTCTGTACATTAGGGTGCATTGGGGTGTAGTCATGCCATTTCTTATGTGTGCAGAAAGGACTCGAAGACCCTGGGTGAGCAGTGGAAGAAAGGTGTACCAGTGGAGGTCATTCCCATGGCATATGTGCCCGTGTCCAGAGCCATTGCCAGCAGGTTTGGAGGAGAGGCTGTGCTGAGGATGGCTGTCAGTAAAGCGGTATGattgtgttttttacagtgtatgtgtcTGTGTCATTTATACCGCTTATTTGGCCTCACCAAGATGCATTAGTTTTACTTTATTTACACTTTTGCTTTTGGGACAGCCATACTAAAGAAAAAGTTAACCTAAAAATCATTTAGAAATCCTCATGTCATTGCCACTTCCAATCTGATAGGTTAAAAAGTACAAGGATGGAAATAACAACGTGGCTGTTTGTTTGCTGACAGCAGAGATCACGTTGAAATGTCAATTTCCGGacacaaaacacaaaatgagaccataatgaaataaatgagGACTGGCACTGTCAAGAAGCGCAGTAAATTACACATTTTCCATTTTTTTGTGACTTGCTCATTTAGCTATTGCCAAGCAAAGCAAGCACCAGGACGCTGCCCCTCATATACAGTGAGGTCTTTGTTTTAGACGGTGCTGTAAGAGGTACTCCAGGATCAGAGCTCTGAAAAGAGTCAGTTCAAGACCTCAGACCACAGGAAGTCTTGCCACCGGCCTCTAGTTCATTTGTATGACATGTCCCCTGTTTGTCGAAATCCTACCTTGACCTTCACTACAATAAGCAGTGTGTTCTACACAATAGAAATATAACACTGTCTTCCTTTAACATTTAACCTTAGGGTCCCGTGGTTACTGATAATAGTAACTTCATCTTGGATTGGAAGTTTGAGAAGGCTCAGAATTGGAAAGAGGTCAACACAGCCATTAAGATGATCCCAGGTCAGTACAGATGAAAGAATATGAAAGCATAACAATATGTACTGAAGCATTCTGCTAGTAAAATAAGCAatgagtttactattattctatgtggaaaaatataaataagtgTTTCCAAACATTTGACCAGCACTGTATTTCTAAGCATAAACTGATGTCTTGCTCTCTGTTGTTCAGGTGTGGTGGAGACAGGCTTGTTTGTGGGAATGGCTGAGAGGGTCTATTTTGGTATGGAGGATGGAAATGTCAAGGTCAGAGATGCTCCTGTCAACTAAGAAGAAACTTTCTCGTCGTATGTGAAAGACCAGCCTGCGCACCTCAAGTGCAATTTAAATATAGACTCGGGCAGCTCTTCTTTACAGTTTAATGGTACAGAAACCAACAGTGTCCTGTGGAAGGTGTCTGACCTGGACATTTCTCATAATTTAAGGTGGTGTGTACATTAAATGTGTAGATTTTACATACTCTAGCAACATTACTTCCTCTCTCATTGACAGGTCTGCCTATAATGGTCTGGAGTCTATGGTGATGTTTTAGATGTGTACTACTGGCCTTATATACCAATTTATATAGTCATGCTCCACCAATCAAGTCTTGTCTTGCATAGATGTACTGTGCATAGAAAAGTGTATTCATGCATCTGTGCCTCATTTTCATAAAACGGCTTTAGTGTAGCGTTTGGCCTTTTAAATGCATGCCTTTAAAAGGTTTAAAATACAGCTTTCACAGTCACATCAGCTTATTCTGTTATTTGTGATTGCTGTAATTGCTAAAATTCCTTCATGTTTGATCCAAACATAACCTGTGGCCTTTGCCTGTACACATTACAATGGTTAGTTTGTTTAGTTATCAATCATTTCCAAGCATTCCACCCCTGGGTAtactttactttttaaagaGGTGAAACGGTACTCTgtattgattttgtttttgtataatttgtGCCTGTGGAGCCAGTGTATATGGAGGATGATAAAGTAATGTGTTTGTGGCTCAACTGAAATCCAGCAGGCCTTATCTTTCATCATGTTTTGGTCTTTGTTAATGGAGACTCCCCACAGAGTTCACCGTGAGGTTTGGGTGCAAAAATACTTCAAATACCAGCTAATATCTACTTTGACTGTGATACAGAATTAATTCTTAAATGTTTTGCTCTGAAACTCCGTATTAAAACAGGACCAATAAATTATATCATTCATTCCTAGTTTTTTCACGTTTTCCCTAATGGGGGGCCCGAAATGGTGTCAGGGGGCCCTAGTTTTATGACATAAAATACACTAATTATTATAAATTGTGTAATAACACCTCAAAAAAATATAGCTACCAACCAACAGcattacattgtataatttaatgttttgttaaattcaaattttaagCTGAGATCCACTGGGTTAGTGGATATTTATATTAGTTTAAGGCACAGTCtaccaaaatattaaatattttatgtttatttaccCACCCCTGGGCCTTCCAAGATGTAGGTGACAAAGATTTTTAGCTGAAATCGTTTTATACTTTATGATTTCAATATTGCCAGGAGTCATGGGGATTGATTTTGTATTGCCTGTTTCTGGTTTTGTGACTCTCAAAGTAGTGTAACCTGTGCACTTGTATTTTATGATTCACGGAGGACTACGGTTTTGCCTAAAAATCTTCTTTACTGCTCTATTGAAGCAAAATGTCACCACTTTATTGAATGGCCATGGGGTGATCAGCTCAAGAACAAGAAGTTTTGTGTATTCCGTCAACTATAGCTTTAAGAAATGACTTTAAAGCACCACAAGGTGGCACCATATCGATTTTAAGTATTGTAGTAAACTAAGATTACGATGTTTGGATCGACATAACTCCCTAAACGTAAGCCAAACACGAGTGTTAAACTTTTTATATATCCCGATCAGGTGTACCCAGTGCCACATTTAAacgtgtaaatatatatatacagaagAATgccatacttttattttgtacaaaatatGGTTTTTTTTAGTGTCTTCACATGCCCGGAAATGGAAATGTCAACGTAATCTCTGCTGTCAGCAAACAAACAGCCACGTCGTTATTTCCATCCTTGTACTTTTTAACCTATCAGATTGAAAGTAGGTTTACGTCGCCCTTTAAGAAATCACAGGCGCACTGATCTTGATAGACAGAATGTCAGACCAATGGGTAGACAAGCGTACTTTCGCGGCTTCCGTAAATATACCAATAAAAACAATTTGAGGTCTATACTTTCGTTTTATTGGGTAAAGTTCTACGCAACAGTCAATAATATACTTTAGAAGGCGGGACTTATCCGCCTTGCTTCTGCTTGAAGTTTCTTTAGCTCCCGCCTCCATTTCTGAGTGACAAGGACAATGCCCAATAATCTGAGCGCCTTGGGGGCAGACCACGTCAACAGACTGATCTTTAAAAGACAGTTGGAATACCCAATCAAAATCTGCTTAGTAGACGAGCCATAAAGATTGACAAGCGCTCGCACCTATCAGCGCACACTGCATGGAGCTACATGCGAGCGTGTGTCATCCACAGCCAATAGGCGTTTGGATACAGGGCGGGGCTTAAGGTTACCACAGCACGGCTAACGTCAAGTATAAAGGGAATAACATGGTGGTGCTGTGGAGTGCGTGTTTACGCTAAGAGAGAACAACAGAAAGATATCAAACAGCCTTTTACTTGTACAACGCCtttttttagtctagtttttaaaattTACCACGCGTTCTGGTATGTGATTGCCTAACTCCCCATGTGCCACTTGTCCCAATGGAAAGGGGGTTTCAGTTTGGAAACGTGTGCACATCCCTGCTGCTGTTGCTTATTTTGAGAACGCTAACGGGCACTTTGCAAAGTCAGTCTCTCTCAGAGAGCGAACCCGAAGCGCTCCCGACGCCAGAAACAGAGGCGGCAGAAGATGCTGGCGTTATGGAGCGGGCACTGGACAACGTCGGTGGAGCCCCCAACATTGGAGAAGTGACCGTTGAGGACGTCGAGTATTACGGCTCGAGCGGAGACACCGAAGAACCGTCTGGAGACCGCGACACAAACTTCCGTCAGCGAAGAAGGTAGGCATCCTCTCAAACATTTCACACTAAACTGTTGCggaagtttttttattttgtgtgggtGTTGACGTGTTTGTCCCTTGTCACTGTGGCTTTCGTCGTTTTATTCAACTTCAGTGAAGTTTGCATGCTGCTGAGATTGAGTTCGTGCTGGGCGGATTTTCCAGCTAACGTTATGCTCTCAAGATCTCAAGCCCTCCCTGTTGGGCCAGAAAACAGAATAAATGTTCAAAAGCATTTTACATTAGCGATTTAAATCAACTTGGCATTCGCTTTATGTCTGAACTTTGTATTTCTAAACGCATAACTTAACGCTCTTCATTCCGTTTATCACTTACATTCTGTCATTCATAACATGGCTACTTCTAACGTTAGTTAAGTTCGTAACTTGGCAAAATCTGTTAGTGTGGAGACACGAATGAATTTAAAGGGTAACGTTAAGTGTAGAACACTTGCCTGTCTCACGTTTGAATGGGGTGGAAAGTGTGTTGTGAATTTAGGGAGCGCTGTTCAACGAAGGATAGCACATGACAGTATCCCGTGTCTGCTGAAAAACTGGTCTATATGGGCTGAATTTCCTATATTGTCCTAATAAACTTTTTCTGGAGTTTATAACTTCTTTAGTGCTGTTGCACTCAGTTGTGTTTCTTTTGCAAACTGCTGCAGTGTTTTGAGAATGTGGGCGTGATCTGCATGCAGACAGCATCAGTTTGTAAACACCTTTCA
It encodes the following:
- the rpia gene encoding ribose-5-phosphate isomerase, which gives rise to MKRWVEFAVISSRYLLLSVSGKHTHLPTRRHVCESSARHRGSLMAEEAKKRAAFAAVDNHIQNNQVVGVGSGSTIVYAVDRLAERVRQEKLNIVCVPTSFQARQLILKHGLTLSDLDRHPELDVAIDGADEVDDALTLIKGGGGCLAQEKIVAGCAKHFFVIADYRKDSKTLGEQWKKGVPVEVIPMAYVPVSRAIASRFGGEAVLRMAVSKAGPVVTDNSNFILDWKFEKAQNWKEVNTAIKMIPGVVETGLFVGMAERVYFGMEDGNVKVRDAPVN